The stretch of DNA CTCCAGCCAGTAAATCTGCTTCACCAggggctcagtttaaaggctTCTATGAAAATGCACATAGGACTGGGAATAAACAGGAGGAGTTAGAGATATACACACAACTGCAGGCCTGTGATCTCGTCGGCATCATGGAGACATGGTGGGATGGCTCCTGAGACTGGAGCGCTGGAATGGAAGGATACAGGCTCTTTACGAAGGACAGGCAGGGGATGTGAGGAGGGACTCTCACCCCCTATGCCACCCCCTATGCCAGTGACCAGTTGGAGTGCACAGAGCTCAGTCAGGAGCCTCAGATGAGGAGCCAGCCAAGAACTCGGGGGTCAGGATTAAAGGGAAggcagggacaggtgacatTGTAGTGGGGGTCTGCTACAGGCCACCTGACCAGGAAGAGTGAGGGAATAAGGTACCCTACAGACAGAAGCAGCTTCACATTCACAAACCTTGGTCCTCATGGAGGACTTCaggcactgaaatatttattgcaagGACAACCAGCAGGGCTTAAGCAATCCAGAAGGTTCCTGAAATTCATTGATAATAACTTTCTTCTCCATGTCACAGAGGAGCCAACAAGGAGAGGTGCTGTGCTAGACCTCACTCTCACCAACAAGGAGAGACTGGTGAGGAATGTGAAGCtcaagggcagcagagctgcagtgaccAAGAAACGGTGGAATTCAAGCCTCTTAGAGCAGTGAAGAGAGTGCTCACCAAACTCAGTACCCTGGATTTTAGGAGAGCAGACTTTGGCCTCTTCAGGGATCTGATCCACTCTCAtcagaccccacctggagtCCTGCATTTAGTTCTGGTGCCTTCAACATAAGAAGAATGTGGAACTGTTGGAGTGAGACCAGAtgaggccacaaagatgatcacAGGGATGGAGAATCTCTGCTaaggagacaggctgggagaattGAGGTTATTCActttggagaagagaaagcactgGGGAAACCTTATTGTagccttccagtacttgaaCATGGCCTATGAGAATGAGGAGGACAAACTTTTCAGCAGGGCTTGTTGTGACAGAACAAGGGTTaacagctttaaactgaaagacagaaagtttagattagatataaagaagaaactaattactatgagggtggtgaggcactggaacaggttgcccagataAGTTGTGGATGCCCTACCCCTGTAAACAATCAAGGTCATAATGGACAGgcctctgagcaacctgatctagctGAAGATGTCCCTATTCATTgcaagggggttggactagTTGACCtctaaaggtcccttccaacccaaactctgctatgattctgtgatatttaaggtctcttctaacacaaaccattccatgatacTATTGTTTGCACTATGATTTCAGATTTCACACTAACGGCCaatgaaaaaatcagaaaagagtTTTAGAGAACTCATTGTGTTTGTAAACAGAGACaagatgtaaaatatttaacaagttGGATATAATGATTAACATTGCAGTCTAACATTGTAAGGCTTTTGACAAAAAGCAAATACTGGACTAGCTTAAACCATGGACATCAGCTTATAAAAGATTCTGACCCCTGCTACAGTAGGAAATGGAGATGTTCAACACTCCTAAACAGAAAGGCCTTTAGACCTGCACTATGAGATGGAAAAACTTTAGATACCagaacctttttcttttttgatgtatgtttttatgtttaaatgaaaactgcatAGAGATTCCAGGTAAGACTACATTCCTTACACACTATGTGTCCAGTGCAAAGATGCATAGACAGTGTCCTGggcaaaaaaatattcttttcttgaGAGGGTGGGAAGTTTGATTTTTACTTGAATGTCTAAAATTCGCAAATGGATTTAATAAGATTTTAAGGGAGTATGAATTAAGACTCTCAAGTGCTGTCAGATCTGCATAATCAAAAATGTGTAGCTACACAGACACCCACAGTTCATTAAAGTCTGCAAGAGGCTGTGGCTTTTTCTTCATATATAGCTTGTAGGGTTGGGGCCAGAACTTATTTAACTGATATGAACCATAGAAAGGAATCATGTTAAAAACCAGTAAGATTGTTCAGTTTGTCTCTTCAGAGACAACTAGATGATTTAACAGGCTTTGTTTCCATCTCTCAGCTCCTACTAAACAACCAAACTTTTGGATCTATAGATATTCAGAAATATAGTATTTGCTATACAAAATGGAACCATatggatttaaaagaaattactacAGTTCTACTCTGAAGATGGTAGTGCTTTTCCTGTATGGTCATTCTATTGCTCTATTAGCCCTACGCCTGCACTGCCAAGCTGAAGAAATGGGAATTTACCCATGGAGTGCCTAACTCTAAGCTTTCCTCTGAGGTGCTTTTATATTAGTTTTAGTTTAGAACAGGAAGTGAATCTCCTTACCATACCACCCCAAGACACCTGCTTTGGTCAGCACTGCTATTCTGCAGCACACCAATTCTTTGGAATGAAATGATCTCAAATGCTAGCAGACATCCAGGCCATGCGACTACACTAGAGCTAGTCTTAAATAATCCTCCCTCCCTTCAAACCTGTTGACTTCAATATTGGGTCACCAGCACCACTCATTTAACTTTGCAGATCTGCTCTGATTGTGCCACAGGAATTGTTGATGTAGAGGAGTCTCTCTTCCTGCACAGCAGGTACAGGTACCAGGGAAAACTGTAGTGGAGGGTTTTCTTAAGCACACCTCTGCACTGTGGGGCGAAATGATGCTTTAGGCTACAGAGTGATGTGAAATTaccccacagccccatccaTACAAATTGCACAGCAGAGAAACTCAATCTCATCACTAATATGGGTCTGTATCTCCACAGCTGTACTGGTGTGGTGTAATCTGTACGGCAAAACTCATCTATTTTGGGAGGCACCTACTAACAGAAATTCTACCTTTTGCTTTGTCCCACTATTTAACAACTCTCAGTTTGTTCTCTCATCTGTAAAATGGACAAATCTTCTGACACAAAGGGCAAACCTCTCCGCTCTGACACCTACTGTCACTGAAACATGCAATGTGTATTTTAAGAAGCAACAATAactagtggaaggtatccctgcccatgacaggatGGTGATGattaagttcccttccaacccaaaccattctatgattcagttATCTGCTACTGAAAGTATTTTGTAAAAGCTGTTTCTACCCTCTGATTTCTTATATGTAAGCTGCTGAATTACTGACCAATTCCATATAAGTGATGATATTAACATAGTTTAAAAGATGTGGAGGTGGTAAAATTGACCTGTGATTTAATAAActatctgaaatgaaattttgacTGTGTATTGAATAAACAGGTGCTGTAAatagactgaaaatatttcaagaggtTACCTGGAAACACTGAAAGTAGCTTCAGACCGTGTGATAAATGTGATAACCTTTCTGGTGAAACTGTCCAGCACATGCACCCTCATACTTCATGGTGGAACACGCTGAATTGATCACTCCTGTGCTCCTTCCTTCTGTGGAACAAACACAAGTGTATTTCCAAGCATCCCGCTGAACTTGTGGCTGTTCCTGCCACCTCGTGGCAATCGCCCAGCTTAACAGAAACACAAACTAAGAACACATCAAGGATACACATTCAAACACAAAGTAGGGGTGATCTGGATAAAATGATTCACTTACTGTGAGATTTATCTTAGGCAGAGGTGCCTTCACTCTTCATTTTGAGAACCCCGAAATGTCCTGTATTTCCACTGTCACCACTCACTCAGCCCTCCATGTTACCTACATCTTCCCTTTCACAGCTATTTACTTAAAAGACAAACATAAATGCTATGACAAGGAATGCTGCAGTAccttttagaaaagcaaataatgACATAccataaaaaatgtttctggtaATCAGAAATCACCGATGTATTTGTAGGTTTGCACAAGAATCAAGCTGAGAGGGATGGAACTAAGGCACGGAGTATTTCCTCTTGTCATACACTTCAGCACGTCATGAACTAACTCAatcccacaggagacagtttcAAAGTACTTTGTTATGACAGACTGCCCTTCctaagaatgaaaaataagttaTCTATTTTAGAAACAGTTTTATGATATTAATATTCAGAAACAATCTTAGCAAAACTAAGGACAGATCCCAGAATAGCTGTTGGGCTTAAAAGCAGGATATGTGTTGTTTAATTCATCCTTCCCCATGTGGAATGAAAGCAGTTATGACCATTACATAATTCTTTGTGAAGGTCAGATGCTGCAAATGGGATTCATTCCAGTCAGCACAAAGAACCAGCTCCATGAATGTTCAGCTATTTAGTCACCCCAGAAGGAATCATTAAGGAGAAGACTAAGACTTAAACCCTTCTCTATTTCTACACTGGGGAGATACTCTCATCCTTTTGCAGTCTGTGCCTCTTGCCTTCTTATGAGATACATGGTTATCTGATTTTGGGTATTTCCCCCCCCACAAGGAATTCAATAAGACTCACTTTCGAAACAAAACTCAAACAGAAGAGAAGATGCTGATAATTCCTGTCCTTCTTTTATATGGCATCCTAGAGATTGCAACCTTTCCCTGTCATTTTTCTACTGCTCAAATCAAAGCAAATACATATTTACCACCTGCCAAGAACAACTTAAGAACTCTGCAGCACCACTCTACTTGTGTTTAGACTGGGTGATGAATTTCTATATTATCCAAAACCCACCCTTTGGGTACTATTTTTCAGTATGCTGCTCAGTTTTTACAATAAAGGATAACTTTGCCTTATgctccccccccacccccccctcAAAACTGGTTTTTGTAGTTGTTCGAAGTTAGCTAGACCTGTGATTAGACATTATCTAAATTCATCAAGGTGCTCACTCACACAGCACCGTGTTCTAcctcctggcaggcagctggcagcagagcttcATTTAtgatattttgaagaaaacttttaCTTTCTTTACAGTACACTTCATCCTCTCATAAGCACAGAgacttttttaattttaggttttcattaagtattttaaagcatataaAGAGTCACAGCAGAATTTTCCTGGTAAGACATTTCCGAGTGGACACAGACATATTCTGGAATAGGTCTTGTTCAGTAGTTTGATATAGACAAAGAACAACCTGAGGTTCACTTTGGGGTTTTGTATTAGTCAAGATTTGTTAAGAAAGTAAAGCCTCAcatgataaaattatttttcaactgtattttatttttgtcaatgaaatagaaaaatgacTTACTAGAGTTTGTTAACCTTCCACACtggataaaagagaaaaaatatttaatgagtTCCTCACAATAGTGATGGAAGGAAACATTGGTAACAACAATACAAAATTTGTAAGGTTCAAGAAagtggaaaagatgaaaactCAGAGCTAGCTGTATTATTTTCATAGTACACAACACTGGGAAAACTGACACCAAGCAAAACTACAAAGATAAACTCGACGTTTTATCCAGAAACATGAAATTGAAGTTCTATCAGTGATAGACCTGTATAGCCTTTATTCTGAGAAGCTCTTACAAATACTTGACCCCGATAAATATGATGGTTTACCTGCAAAATCAAATTAAGAACTCCTGTAAATTTCAGGGCTAATCCAAGTAGCTACAATACCACTTTAAACATACATTATACAATATCATACAATAAATACAATACTTTAATATGATAGCCGCATTTGAAGATTACTACATCTCTAAGTATTGCAAAcccagcttttctctctcttaacTTTGCAAAGTGTAACTATGGTGCAGCAATCCTGAcattttggggaaaacaaaggGCAAAAATTGAAGATAAACCCTTAGAAATTATTATACACAGCTCAACATCTAGAGTGCAATCAGTTACAGACATACCATGTTACATGAGTATACTTCATATGTAGTTTTCTTGATACTTCAGCTTATactctgtaaaaaaacccctaacaaaatagaaaagcaacACCGCCTTCAACcccctaggaaaaaaaaaaaccaaaccaaaacctgaCGTACATACAAAAACAAGTGGGGCAGCACTTAGAACCCTGTTAGGATGAGGATGTTCTAGGCTTTTCTCAGCCTAGAGAATTTCTTTGTGCTAACGGGAAAGAATAAGAGCTCTCGAGCCGTCTTTAGGCAGCTCCAGGAACTTCCGCGACCCACGGGCCCTTTTTTCCAAAGCTCACGTGACATCTTAAACATACGACACCTGCAACATGCAAACGcgaaggggggggggggggaacaaacaagcaagcacgcgaacaaacaaataaattacaaCCTAGAAAGAAAGCGAACCAGACCGCAGTGCCCCGCGGGAAGGCGGGACCGGGACTCGAACCAGCGCTCCCACAGCTTCAGCCCGGACCCTCCTAAGCCCCACACAAGGGGCGCGAGTCTCGGCCGGTGCCGCTGCGCACGCGCGTTCCCGGGCAGCACGTTCCGGCCGCGCTTCGCGCCGCCATTTTGGGGGTGCGGCGCGGTCGGTGCCGCTCGGTGGTGCCGCTCGGTGGTGCCGCCCGCGGCGCTGAGGCTGCTGcggcagctgctggagggcgCTGGGCTCTGCTCGTGGATCCCCCTTGGCGGCCACAGCCTCTGCCGGGCTGCCCGTGGCCGGCTCATCTCAGGTGGGTGCGCCGTCAGACTGCTCCGGTCAGAGCGGCTGCTttggagcacaggcagctcaACCTGTGTCTTGTGTCTTGCATTTGGTTGCATTTAAAAGTCCTTTTGTTATGTCATGAGTTGTCTGTAAGTTAGTGGTGTATGATAGAAGTATGCATTTTGATGGCTGAAGAGTTGCAAGCAAATACAAGTGTGTGAGCACTCCTGTTTAGAAGGTAGGTGGTAGGTGCCTGTGTGATGTTCCTCTGACCGGTGTGTTTTTTTGAgcttcagtgaagaaagaatAGCCAGACCATGCTTTTAGGGAGGTGGATTTAgttttgtaatttgtttttcgTAATCTTAAGAGTGTAGTTCAGCAGGAGGAGGAtttagagaatcacagaatggtttatgtcagaagggaccttaaagttcatccagttccaacccccctgccacaggcagggacaccttcccctggacccggttgctcagagccccatccagcctggccttgaacacttccagagatagGGCACCCAGAGCTTCCCTGcgcaacctattccagtgcttcaccacccttacagtacaatatttctttgtaatgtctaatccaaacctactccctttcagtttaaagacatTCCTCCATTTACTGTCGCTCTGTACCGTTGTAAAAGGTCCCTTTCCAGCCCCTTTAGATattggaaggtgctgtaagaTCTCTATGGAACCATCCCTTTTTCAGGCTGAAGAACCCAGATCCTGTagcctgtctccataggagAGGTTCTCCAGCCCTCTTGTCATTTTTGTGGCCTCTTCTGGATGgactccagcaggtccatgtccttcctgtactgggaccccagagctggatgcagcactgcaggtggggtctcagtAGGGCAGGGCAGaagggcagaatcccctccgtggacctgctgcccacactgcttttgatgcagcccaggttGTGTTTGGCTTCCTGGGCTGCAGGCACACGGTGCTGGCTCACGTTGAGCTTCTTGTCAACAAACACCCCAAGGACATACCAGCACGGCTGCTCTTGGTAAGAGAAGTAGTACAAGAATTTAGTTTATGTCTATTTTTCTAATGATTTTTCTATTCTCTTTCCTTGTAGAGAGATACAGAGTTGTTAATTACCAGGCTGTGTTTCCTTTAGAAGGTGTGTTACGAATGAATAAGCTGTATGAGGTGGAAAGGTGAGTAAACAGCAAAAGGCCATTCTGTAAACTGTAGAAATGTGGCTGTATCAGTGTGATGCTGTTACTGAGGCTGTGATAACAGGCAAGCAAATGTTAATGCACAAATTGTTTTAATATGTTATGTGTTAGTGCAAATAGGGCATAgtgaagggggggaaaaaaagggagcagAACTTCAGTCAGGCCCCTTCAAAAGTTTAAGTCTCTGTAGTGATGAAATGTTTCTTCCAGGCAGACAGAACCAATTCCTTaaggctgttttctttcattaaaagtaCCCAGATTTTCACTTTCTCTTAcaggggaaaatggaaaaaaggggCCTTGCTGAAGCAGGAATTTGTTAGTTCTGGGTTTGGTACTGCTTTTactgggagggttttttttttggtggctggtggttttggtggttttttgtttgtttgttttgttttggttttgttttgttattggggttttttttggttggttttaggAGATATGCGTCCTTCATCCTTCTGCCCTACTGCTTTACAGTAGGGGTGCTCATTTATGTATTtgagttgtttgggtttttttatttttctattttttttgtgatctagaatgatattttttctgaagacaggTTGTGTGTTCACTAGCTACTTCACATATGCTTGTGATGAAAACTATCATGACAGTTtcactgaagattttttgcAGGCTAAGGAGGATCTTGCCCTGATAACTTGTAGTTGAAACTGAAAGTTTAAGTTCCAGCTTcacaaaaaaatgaataaatcaAGGTTATCTTTGTCCAGACTATCCTTGAGTGTTTATCCACTGTCTTTGCATTTGATGTTGTCTTCCTCAAATTACGTTGTTAGAACAGCAGTTTATTTAGTGGAATTGCTTGATTAAATTATGGTCATGCACATCCTTTTTAAACAACGTGAAGTCACAGATTCACTGAATCACTGACATATGAATTGAACTGGACGCTAAGCTTGAAGACTGGATTATAGATCAGAAAAGTACCTGAATGTTTTGAAGATACTTAAACTGTAGAATTGGAGCGTTGAGACAGTACAAAACACAGCTGGCACAGTTGCTGTTTGATGAGCAGTGCAGAAATGTTGCACATATATGATAGGTTCAGTATGTCCTTGCAATTTTGAGAACCTTAAATATGCTATTGGTACAACTGGTAGTGTACAGACGGCCAGAGTAAACAGTAAAGCACGGAGCTATAAATTGTCAGTGATTTGAAGAAGTGATTTTAGACAGAAAAAGCAGGGTGAGTAGGGGATGAGTCCTTGGTCTTTTacatattaaaaggaaaaagaaacagactggAATAGCTCGGTGTTACTGTGGGAGCAACATTTTGGTTAAATATTAATCTCAAATGATAAAACTAGTCTGTAGCCATGTGAGTGAATCCAGAGgtactttttttcatgttatctGAGCATGTCTTTACTAAGAGAAATGTGTGGAGTGTATCCTAGTTGCCTAAAACATGACATTCTTAGATGTTTAGTATACATTTATACCAGAATTTTAATAATGTGCTGTTAAaccattttgaaaacaaatgtcatGTAATGAAttaattgcaaaaaaaataatacagaaaattatcAAGATGATCATACtccttttctttgcagacaGGATGGAATCTCTGACTCCTCCACCAGACTCAATAGATAAGAAATTGAAGATAACTCATGTAGAATGCCATCCTGAGTCCTTGGTTATAGTGTTCCAGGCTCAATACAATACAGGATGTGAGCTTGATTATTACATActacaaaatgaaatacagcGTGTGTTCAAAGTAAAAGATGATGTCTGTGTTGGTGGATCTTGCTTGGTGGAAGACACAGATGGAGAATGGCATAGAGGAAGAGTTctgagaaagaaagggaatatCTGTGAGGCTTTTCTTATAGACACTGGACATGTGTTGGCTGTTGAGGAAACAcatcttgctgctgcttgtgatGAATTGTTTCAGCTGCCTCCGAAGGtggttttgggtgtttttgcAAGCATACTTCCTCTTGGAGAAAGATGGGGTCCAAAAGCCATTAACTATTTTTCATCTCTGGTGGGATTACAGATCACAGGTCATGTGAAGGCTGTTACACCATATCAGCTGTTTATTCTAGAAGTGCCTAAGATTATTACTGATGTTCTTGAACTGCAGCTAGGTAAATTTATTGATGGAGATTCATTTTGTCTTGTTGTAGAAACTTTAGGAGCATTGCCACAAGGAATGCTTGGTAAGGAAATGCCGCAACTGTTGAAGCAGAAGTATCCATTCAGGGAGTTGCTTACCTTAAATAATTCTGAGAAACCAGCAGATTTTTGGCATGGTCCAGATCATCTCTTCCCATGTCTACCTGTTGGCAGTGAGGAAGATGTAAAAATAACTGGTGCAGTAAGCCCAAATAAATTTTATTGTCAGATACAGAAATGGCAGAAAGAGTTGGAAAATTTGACAGGAGCTATGCATTTGTACTATGAAGCTCTCGTTGGAGAAAATACTACATCTTGTGATAGTTTAGGGCTACTCTGTGCTGCCAAGAGGCGAAATGGACAGTGGCATAGAGGAGTGATAAAACAACTTCTCTCTGACCATATGGAGGTCTGGTTTATGGATTTTGGCATTATTGAAGCTGTGCCACCTAGTTGTATTCGGAAACTTAAAGCTGAGTTTTTGACATTACCAATGATTTCATTTCTGTGTACACTGTCTTGTTTTGGTAGTCAGGATGAAACAGTAATACAATTTCAGCTCAAGGAACTTACACAAGCTTTAATGGGACAAACTTCTGTGTGTGTCCATGTTGATTTATACAATAACACTGAACACTTGTATTACATAACTCTGCAAAAACAAAATCTTGGAATTAATGCTGAGTGTCCAGAAAACCGGAATGAGAAAGCTGCACTGTGTGTCTCgcttttagaaacaaaaaccagaagtaTTGCACCAAACGACAAACTAAGTCCTGAGAGAAACAATTCACCTAAGAATTACCCTGGAAACAAAGATACAAAAACCTGCTTACCTGAATGGgatgtttctttcttcagcCACTGCAAGAGTGACGAGATGCAAATGAACTCTTTTTATGGAGCTTTTGTAGTATATGTCATAAGTCCATCTGACTTTTGGATTCAAACATGTAGATACCATAATGAGTTTCAGGCTTTGATGAAAAACATTGCTTGCACATACAGTCAATGTAGAGATGATGAGATGGTCCTTAAAAAGCCAGAACCTGggttgctgtgctgtgcccGGTATAGCAGGGATGGGTGTTATTACCGGGCTGTTGTCACGAAAGTGTTTCGTGTTAGcattgtggtttattttttggatTTTGGAAATACAGATACAATACCTTGTCGCAATGTGAAAACACTGCTTCCTGAGTTTTCTGATTTACCAGCTTTGGCTATGTGTTGTTCCCTTGCTCACACATTTCCTGTTGATGGTGTGTGGGTtagaaaagaaactgatttCTTCAAAAATGTGGTGTTGAACAAACCACTGCTGCTTCATGTCattggaaagcaaaacaacaagTACATTGTTAATGTGCAGTGTCATACTGATTTCCTGCAAGGAAATGTTGCCGCATGTATGGTTCAAGCTGGTTATGCTGAGTATCAGCTAAAGCCCCCAGATTCTGTTCTGAGGGCAGCAAAAAAGCGGCACAACAGGAATCACCtcaaatgtaaaaaagaaaaaatcaatgCAGAGAACACCAgtaatatttgcaaaaataaggTAACTGGAAATGGAGACAtacttcagaaggaaaaatcattAAGTGTGCTGCCAGTGCCTAGAGAATCTGTTGTGCCATCTTGTTTTGGAGAAGGTGCTGTCTCTAAAATGCATAAATCAGTATGTGAGGAAAAATTAGTTTATAAAGAGCTTGTGTTTAAACCAGGAGCTGTATATGAAGTGGTATgttcttgcattttttccccatcagaTTTTTCATGTCAGCTGCAAAGCAACCTGCCAGAGCTAGATAACTTAATGGGACAAATTCAGACTTACTATAAAGATCATACCAGTCCCTACAAAACTGGACAGGTTGCCTGTGTTGTTAAGTGTCCCAAGGATGGGAAGTGGTACAGAGCAGCTGTTGTGCAGCAGGTATCCACAAATGAAGTTGATGTGGTTTTTGTAGACTATGGTTATCGGGAAAGAGTTTCACTTAAAGATCTTCAGGGTGTTCTTCCAGATTTCCTAACTCTAGAAAGTCAAGCATTTCGATGTGGACTTAAAAATGTAGTCTTACGGACTAACTCAATTAACTGGTCTGAAGAAGTGCATAGACAATTTGAAGACTTCATTTCTTCTTGTAGAGGACCACTGACTTGCACCATTTATGCTCTTGTTCTTGTGAGCCCCAACTGTTTATGCAATGTAGTTGACTTACAGACTCCACTTACTAGTGTAGAGGAATTCCTCAGAGAACGTGGTCTCACCCAATCTGATTATGTTGGACTGAGAAACCTTTCATCATTGGGTTCTCTGTACAGTTTTTGCTATTCatcttttaatataaaaattggAAGCGAGGAGGAGGTTTATATAACTCACATAAATAGTCCTTCAAAATTCTATTGTCATCTTAATCGAAACACTGAAACTCTTGGGGCATTGATGAAGAAGGTTAGTGACCTTAGTAAAATGTCAAATAATGCAAATTATCATACTGGCAATACACGACTGTGTATAGCCAGATATGTGGAAGATGGTCTCTTTTACAGAGCTTTGGCTTTTCCTGTGGAATCGACATCCTTTCTCTGGGTTGACTATGTGGATTTTGGAAATAAGAGTATGGTGGAGAGAGACCACTTGATGCCTATTCCAGATTCTGCCACTGACCTACTATTCACACCCATGCAAGCTATTCAATTCTGTCTATCAGATCTTAGGGGGACAGAATTTCCAGCAAGAATTACTACATGGTTTGTGAAAACATTCCGTGGTAAACTGCTGAAGGCTGTAATCTTATCCAGAGAATCAGATGGAAAGATTGTTGTGGAGTTGTATGATGGACAGCTCAAAGTAAgtcagaaaattaaagaaaaggtaTTGGAAGAGTTGGCACAGGAAAGCCGTATGGAACAATTTAGAAGTAATGAAGGAGAGATACATCACATGAAAGAtgacaaagaaattaataaagtaAGTGTTAAAGATCCTGAAATACTTAAAttgaaaactgaagtgaaatgcCAAGTCTATGATGAATATTACCGGGCAGATACTGGTGAGAATTTTGGAGATGAAGAGCAAACTGCTTGTAGCTCACCAAAGTTGTGTAGTGGATTCTCAAAACAGCAAACTTTACAGGACAGCAAAGAGCAAGGTTTTAGAAATACTTTCAGTGCTGTTCTGGAGAACGGAGAGGAACCTTGGAGTGAACAACCTGCTTCTCACTCACTCTCTTACTCTGC from Corvus cornix cornix isolate S_Up_H32 chromosome 3, ASM73873v5, whole genome shotgun sequence encodes:
- the TDRD15 gene encoding tudor domain-containing protein 15, producing MRWKDRMESLTPPPDSIDKKLKITHVECHPESLVIVFQAQYNTGCELDYYILQNEIQRVFKVKDDVCVGGSCLVEDTDGEWHRGRVLRKKGNICEAFLIDTGHVLAVEETHLAAACDELFQLPPKVVLGVFASILPLGERWGPKAINYFSSLVGLQITGHVKAVTPYQLFILEVPKIITDVLELQLGKFIDGDSFCLVVETLGALPQGMLGKEMPQLLKQKYPFRELLTLNNSEKPADFWHGPDHLFPCLPVGSEEDVKITGAVSPNKFYCQIQKWQKELENLTGAMHLYYEALVGENTTSCDSLGLLCAAKRRNGQWHRGVIKQLLSDHMEVWFMDFGIIEAVPPSCIRKLKAEFLTLPMISFLCTLSCFGSQDETVIQFQLKELTQALMGQTSVCVHVDLYNNTEHLYYITLQKQNLGINAECPENRNEKAALCVSLLETKTRSIAPNDKLSPERNNSPKNYPGNKDTKTCLPEWDVSFFSHCKSDEMQMNSFYGAFVVYVISPSDFWIQTCRYHNEFQALMKNIACTYSQCRDDEMVLKKPEPGLLCCARYSRDGCYYRAVVTKVFRVSIVVYFLDFGNTDTIPCRNVKTLLPEFSDLPALAMCCSLAHTFPVDGVWVRKETDFFKNVVLNKPLLLHVIGKQNNKYIVNVQCHTDFLQGNVAACMVQAGYAEYQLKPPDSVLRAAKKRHNRNHLKCKKEKINAENTSNICKNKVTGNGDILQKEKSLSVLPVPRESVVPSCFGEGAVSKMHKSVCEEKLVYKELVFKPGAVYEVVCSCIFSPSDFSCQLQSNLPELDNLMGQIQTYYKDHTSPYKTGQVACVVKCPKDGKWYRAAVVQQVSTNEVDVVFVDYGYRERVSLKDLQGVLPDFLTLESQAFRCGLKNVVLRTNSINWSEEVHRQFEDFISSCRGPLTCTIYALVLVSPNCLCNVVDLQTPLTSVEEFLRERGLTQSDYVGLRNLSSLGSLYSFCYSSFNIKIGSEEEVYITHINSPSKFYCHLNRNTETLGALMKKVSDLSKMSNNANYHTGNTRLCIARYVEDGLFYRALAFPVESTSFLWVDYVDFGNKSMVERDHLMPIPDSATDLLFTPMQAIQFCLSDLRGTEFPARITTWFVKTFRGKLLKAVILSRESDGKIVVELYDGQLKVSQKIKEKVLEELAQESRMEQFRSNEGEIHHMKDDKEINKVSVKDPEILKLKTEVKCQVYDEYYRADTGENFGDEEQTACSSPKLCSGFSKQQTLQDSKEQGFRNTFSAVLENGEEPWSEQPASHSLSYSALNSKEITVNALSESHNERLNCTGQQKRSNKNIPTLISLPQRDIQVNTEVTGYISHMNSPSSFYVHFAEDENLIMKLADDLNESLENRGRENCLDELMVGDLIVAEHDADCFYYRAVIKTLKPGNSYEVEFIDYGNAAVVSSSKICRIPEKFLTLPRFSVHCFLSSVKSVPGEGWTKESAAYFARTVSDKPVACKFLQQHGEKWEIDVICDGESLSNSLLQEIDSTRWKSRSVFALENKSKQNGSPQESKNSLGGQNKTKATRMKNISVKSLSLLHRVLNSGQVEAAEVVNILKSGEFYVQLLKNVQILHELNVMLDKEAQRSGLLKVDDIEQGLECITQSERNLKWYRSKVIKKFVREKLMLVFFMDYGTYEMVSLNNAKMLSDEIKSIPKQAVFCRWICFKNLKKIHLGRVASALLDCEIRILFLRYLKSFDVWEVNILIGEVTLQEYLNQLLSRCWTIVGPEKCGNTHCKEFDTSFKINSVMWMLLRSGRTYPGCAAAVTDPSNFSVQFEVFFDCMRNLSSLLSDLPDNLPALSEEHVTPGASCLIEFGQEAQWYRAEISEVTSQSVALTFIDYGFLRSIPYSDIHKLKVVPESLLYLPRLAHSCSLHDTVPGKGEHWSEEAILLFQKLLHKPGLIFHFIHYSSEMKLEVDILCEDSNLSDALIAAGHAVCSHSRCCPIPVDRL